In a genomic window of Pedobacter sp. KBS0701:
- a CDS encoding pyridoxal phosphate-dependent aminotransferase family protein — MSKIDQFMSGRLRERKDKLSIRNLSTNILPVDFCSNDYLGFARSGELKHLINTNLASMPDYLNGAGGSRLLSGNTKFTEETEQFIAGFHLAESGLIFNSGYDANVGLLSSVPQRGDTIITDELIHASIIDGCRLSHATRFKFHHNDINDLEDKLKLSKGNIFVVVESVYSMDGDMAPLIAISNICERYQANLIVDEAHATGVFGANGRGLINQLKLTDRVFARIITFGKALGVHGAIVLGSKNLRHYLINFARSFIYTTAAPIHNVAAVRSAYQYLNKIDHQLIHQKIALFRNTLKEQNINAIDSKSTIQGILFSSNEAAKLAAAHLQSKGFDVRAILSPTVALGKERLRICLHTFNTDEEIISLVNHLQELN, encoded by the coding sequence ATGAGTAAAATTGATCAGTTTATGAGTGGTAGACTCCGGGAACGAAAAGATAAGCTTTCGATCAGGAATCTATCAACAAACATTCTTCCTGTTGATTTTTGTTCTAATGATTATTTAGGTTTTGCCAGGTCTGGTGAATTAAAACATTTAATCAACACTAACCTGGCTTCAATGCCCGATTATCTGAATGGTGCTGGGGGTTCGAGACTGTTAAGTGGAAATACCAAATTTACAGAAGAAACCGAACAGTTTATAGCCGGTTTCCATCTGGCTGAAAGCGGATTAATCTTTAACTCTGGTTATGATGCGAATGTTGGGCTACTATCTAGCGTGCCGCAACGAGGCGACACCATTATTACTGACGAATTGATTCATGCGAGTATTATAGATGGCTGTAGATTAAGCCATGCTACACGTTTTAAATTTCATCATAACGATATAAACGATCTCGAAGACAAACTAAAACTATCAAAAGGAAACATATTTGTCGTGGTAGAAAGTGTTTATTCTATGGATGGAGATATGGCACCGTTAATAGCGATATCGAATATTTGCGAGCGCTACCAGGCCAACCTTATTGTAGATGAAGCCCACGCGACAGGTGTTTTTGGCGCGAACGGTCGGGGATTAATCAATCAGCTTAAGCTAACTGACAGGGTATTTGCACGCATTATAACCTTTGGAAAAGCCTTAGGCGTACATGGAGCTATTGTTTTGGGAAGTAAAAACTTACGTCATTACCTCATTAATTTTGCAAGATCGTTTATTTACACCACAGCTGCGCCTATCCATAATGTTGCTGCAGTTAGATCGGCATACCAATACTTAAATAAAATTGATCACCAGTTGATTCACCAAAAAATTGCACTATTTAGAAATACCTTAAAAGAACAGAACATCAATGCAATTGATAGCAAAAGTACCATTCAGGGTATTTTGTTTTCATCAAATGAAGCAGCCAAACTTGCCGCTGCTCACTTGCAAAGCAAGGGTTTTGATGTACGGGCAATATTAAGTCCAACAGTAGCGCTAGGTAAAGAAAGGCTCAGGATCTGCTTGCACACCTTTAATACCGATGAAGAAATTATTTCACTGGTTAATCACCTTCAAGAATTAAATTAA
- a CDS encoding LexA family transcriptional regulator has protein sequence MSNISNNLKYLRKKKGHTQQNFADIMEIKRSLIGAYEEDRAEPKYDLLKKIAEYFDLTIDEFINEKISDSWKPKPKSQGSNLRVLSISVDQNDRENIELVPVKASAGYLNGFSDPQYISDLPKFQLPLAALRQGTFRAFEIMGDSMLPVQPGSVIIGEYLDNWNEVKTGETYIVISKNEGVVYKRAGNRFRENKDLKLISDNKVYDAYTIAADDILEIWKAKAYISTSLPEPAPDPTMETLTQMMAQMQKSISQLNKN, from the coding sequence ATGTCAAATATTTCAAATAATTTAAAGTACCTCAGGAAGAAAAAAGGCCATACACAGCAAAATTTCGCTGATATTATGGAAATCAAGAGATCGCTCATCGGCGCTTACGAGGAAGACCGGGCGGAACCGAAATATGATTTGCTAAAAAAAATAGCCGAATACTTTGATCTTACCATCGATGAATTCATCAATGAAAAAATATCTGACAGCTGGAAACCGAAGCCAAAAAGCCAGGGATCTAACCTTAGGGTACTTAGTATTTCTGTTGATCAGAACGATCGCGAAAACATCGAACTGGTTCCGGTTAAAGCGAGTGCTGGTTATTTAAACGGTTTTTCAGACCCTCAATATATTAGCGACCTGCCTAAATTTCAACTTCCATTGGCTGCATTAAGACAAGGTACCTTCAGGGCTTTTGAAATTATGGGCGATAGTATGTTACCTGTTCAACCGGGAAGTGTAATTATCGGTGAGTATCTTGATAATTGGAATGAAGTAAAAACTGGCGAAACGTACATTGTGATTAGTAAAAATGAAGGCGTAGTATATAAAAGAGCGGGCAACCGTTTCAGAGAGAATAAAGATTTGAAATTGATATCAGATAATAAGGTATACGACGCTTATACAATTGCTGCCGATGATATTCTTGAGATATGGAAAGCTAAAGCATATATATCTACCTCTTTACCAGAACCTGCACCAGACCCAACAATGGAAACGCTGACACAGATGATGGCACAAATGCAGAAATCAATTTCTCAATTAAATAAAAATTAA
- a CDS encoding GIY-YIG nuclease family protein — protein MKKFVYIVTDRNRTSMHVGMSSDLMKTLDFYKQMPNLFFDNGQQLTRLVYFEEFKTEAQALIRFKSISRFTRMQKERLVRSCNPDWIDLTIGLDFENILLHRNITNQVKLSFSGLS, from the coding sequence ATGAAAAAGTTTGTTTATATCGTTACCGACAGAAATCGTACAAGTATGCACGTGGGCATGAGCTCTGATTTAATGAAGACACTGGATTTCTACAAACAGATGCCAAACTTGTTTTTTGATAACGGACAGCAATTAACCCGACTCGTTTATTTTGAGGAGTTTAAAACAGAAGCACAGGCTTTGATACGTTTTAAATCTATTAGCCGGTTTACACGCATGCAAAAAGAGCGTTTGGTAAGATCTTGTAATCCAGATTGGATTGACTTAACTATAGGCCTCGATTTCGAAAATATTCTTTTACATCGGAATATCACCAATCAGGTAAAGCTATCTTTCTCGGGTTTATCTTAA
- the blaB3PEDO gene encoding PEDO-2 family subclass B3 metallo-beta-lactamase, protein MKKIFLMVLFSCSLLGFAQTVTEPANNPKEWSQATEPFRIAGNLYYVGTYDLASYLIVTEKGNILINTGLANSLSIIKENIKALGFDYKSIKILLLTQAHFDHLGAMAEIKKETGAKLYVDEKDADALETGGKSDYELGKYGVSFKPAKPDFLLKNNDKIKLGSTTLTLLHHPGHTKGSCSFIFDTKDKNSSYKILIANMPSIIVDRKFSEIASYKDIQKDYTETFKAMKKLDFNLWVASHANQFDLHDKRKSGDPYNPEVFMDKCKFFKNLQDLENVFLEKIKN, encoded by the coding sequence ATGAAAAAAATATTTTTAATGGTTTTATTTTCCTGCAGCCTGTTGGGTTTTGCCCAAACAGTAACGGAGCCAGCTAATAATCCAAAAGAATGGTCTCAGGCTACGGAGCCATTTAGAATTGCAGGTAATCTGTATTATGTTGGCACTTATGATTTAGCTTCCTATTTAATTGTAACAGAAAAGGGAAATATATTAATAAACACAGGTTTAGCTAATTCGCTTTCCATAATAAAAGAAAATATAAAAGCTTTGGGATTTGATTATAAATCAATCAAAATTTTGCTCTTAACCCAGGCCCATTTTGATCATTTAGGCGCAATGGCTGAGATTAAAAAAGAAACCGGTGCAAAACTATATGTCGATGAGAAAGATGCAGATGCACTTGAAACCGGCGGAAAATCAGATTATGAGCTTGGGAAATATGGTGTAAGTTTTAAACCCGCAAAACCTGATTTCCTATTGAAGAATAACGATAAAATTAAATTAGGCAGCACTACTTTAACCCTGCTTCATCATCCCGGACATACTAAAGGATCATGTAGTTTTATATTTGATACGAAAGATAAAAATTCTAGCTACAAAATTTTGATTGCCAATATGCCATCCATAATTGTGGATAGAAAATTCTCAGAAATTGCATCGTATAAAGATATCCAAAAAGATTATACTGAAACTTTTAAAGCAATGAAAAAGCTTGACTTTAATCTTTGGGTTGCCTCTCACGCAAATCAATTTGATCTGCATGATAAACGTAAGTCAGGAGATCCTTATAATCCAGAAGTTTTTATGGATAAATGTAAGTTTTTTAAAAATCTTCAAGATCTGGAAAATGTTTTCCTCGAAAAAATAAAAAATTAG
- a CDS encoding peptidase MA family metallohydrolase, whose translation MKIGSTLLRRYSSLLLLLILSFSAKAQYFGQNKVRYKKLDFKVLQTPHFEIYYYIKNEKLLKRFSQDAETWYKMHQEVFRDTFLKKNPIILYNNHPDFQQTTVLNGEIGIGTGGVTEALKNRVIMPVMELNSQTRHVLGHELVHAFQYHLLLEKDSISLENVGQTPLWMVEGMAEYLSIGKKDAFTSMWMRDAMLNRDIPSLKDLTNSNKYFPYRYGQAFWTYIGSQYGDTTIVPLFKNTAKYGYENAIRYTFGYDDKTLSGLWKNSIDAHYKPMLKADSSQIKITGTKIIDNKNAGNMNVAPALSPDGKYLAFMSEKDLFGIDLFLADAKTGRIIRKLSSQISNGHIDDFNFIESAGAWSPDSKQFAFSIFSQGKNQMMIINVANGTTVSQTPMAQVQQFGNLTWSPNGKDIAFSGMVEGQSDIFSYNLDTKAVTQITDDVYSDYAPSYSPDGTKLVFSSDRAAIQANVINAVLPINLAVYDIAAKKVSNLNVFPGANNLNAQFSANSQNIYFLSNRDGFRNLYKYNFADNTVDQLTDYFTGISGITEFSPAISVSTTDDIVYSYYRYQRYTLYNAKLSSFKAKRIGNQEENFDAAILPPMENIGVNIINSNLNNFDRFEKIVADSMKTVPYKPKFRLDYLANSGVGVSTSRFGTGVSGGIVGMFSDILGTNQIIANISVNGEIYDAGGLVGYINQKSRINWGAAVSHIPYVSGFRSYGYEDVPTGDNTTIKALADRTDIIRTFEDQFQVFGAYPFSKIHRFELGGSFSHYSYRVDRYSNYYNSAGNYIGSDKSRISNDVASQDYGIPFNSFTLYQLNAGFVGDNSIFGLTGPLDGFRYRVSGEKYLGTYSFAGVTADLRKYWRAKPVTFAVRSYNTLRIGKDADRLYPMYLGYPYLIRGYESNSIYKSTSAQSSESFDINQLTGSKIAVFNFEVRLPFTGPKKLAAIPSKFLFSDLNLFFDAGLAWTNDTKVKFKSEPTYTTEPVLDANKQPVFDEKGKPVTYQATTERVPAMSVGISVRVNVFGYFVLEPYYAIPFQRKDVKTGVFGLTFAPGW comes from the coding sequence ATGAAAATAGGCTCTACTTTACTAAGGCGATATTCTTCTTTATTGCTCCTGCTTATTCTTTCTTTTTCTGCTAAGGCCCAATATTTCGGACAAAACAAGGTAAGGTATAAAAAACTCGACTTTAAAGTTTTACAAACGCCCCATTTTGAGATCTATTATTATATCAAAAACGAGAAACTTTTAAAACGTTTTTCGCAAGATGCTGAAACCTGGTACAAAATGCATCAGGAAGTATTCAGAGATACTTTTTTAAAGAAAAACCCGATTATTCTGTATAATAATCATCCTGATTTTCAGCAAACTACAGTACTTAACGGAGAAATTGGAATTGGGACCGGCGGGGTTACAGAGGCATTGAAAAACAGGGTAATTATGCCTGTTATGGAGTTGAACAGTCAAACGAGACATGTGTTAGGTCACGAGCTTGTTCACGCTTTTCAATATCATCTTTTATTAGAAAAAGATTCGATCAGCTTAGAAAATGTTGGGCAAACGCCACTTTGGATGGTTGAAGGGATGGCCGAATACCTTTCTATTGGAAAAAAAGATGCCTTCACTTCCATGTGGATGCGCGATGCCATGTTAAACCGCGATATTCCTTCGTTAAAAGATTTAACCAACTCTAACAAATATTTCCCTTACCGTTATGGTCAGGCATTTTGGACTTATATCGGCTCTCAATATGGTGATACGACCATTGTTCCTTTGTTTAAGAATACCGCAAAATATGGCTACGAAAATGCCATCAGATATACATTTGGTTACGACGATAAAACATTGTCTGGTCTTTGGAAAAATTCCATCGATGCCCATTATAAGCCGATGTTAAAAGCAGATAGTTCGCAGATTAAAATTACGGGTACAAAAATCATCGACAATAAAAACGCAGGCAATATGAACGTCGCCCCTGCCCTTAGTCCTGATGGAAAGTATTTGGCTTTTATGTCTGAAAAAGACCTTTTTGGTATAGATTTATTTCTCGCAGATGCTAAAACCGGAAGAATTATCAGGAAGCTCAGCAGCCAGATCTCCAATGGCCACATTGATGATTTCAATTTTATAGAATCAGCAGGCGCATGGTCGCCGGATAGTAAGCAGTTTGCCTTTAGTATTTTCAGTCAGGGTAAAAACCAGATGATGATCATCAACGTTGCCAATGGCACTACCGTTTCTCAAACCCCAATGGCGCAGGTGCAACAGTTTGGTAATTTAACCTGGTCGCCAAATGGAAAAGATATCGCATTTTCAGGAATGGTTGAAGGACAAAGTGACATCTTCTCTTACAACCTCGATACCAAAGCAGTTACGCAGATTACCGATGATGTATATTCTGATTATGCACCGAGTTATTCTCCTGATGGTACAAAACTGGTGTTTTCATCAGATAGAGCTGCAATTCAGGCTAATGTAATTAACGCAGTTTTGCCTATAAACCTTGCTGTTTACGATATTGCGGCTAAAAAGGTAAGTAATTTGAATGTTTTTCCGGGAGCGAATAACCTGAACGCACAATTTTCTGCTAACAGTCAGAACATCTATTTCCTATCTAACAGAGATGGTTTTAGAAATTTATACAAATACAATTTTGCTGATAATACGGTTGATCAGTTAACGGATTATTTTACCGGTATTAGTGGAATTACCGAGTTTTCGCCGGCCATTTCGGTGTCAACTACAGATGATATTGTATATAGCTATTACCGTTACCAACGTTACACCTTATATAATGCTAAATTAAGCAGCTTTAAAGCGAAAAGAATTGGTAACCAGGAAGAAAATTTCGATGCCGCTATACTTCCTCCAATGGAAAACATTGGTGTAAACATCATCAACTCTAATTTAAATAATTTTGACCGTTTCGAAAAAATAGTGGCCGATTCGATGAAAACGGTTCCTTACAAACCAAAATTCAGGTTAGATTATTTAGCAAATAGTGGTGTAGGTGTTTCAACCAGCCGTTTTGGAACTGGCGTTTCTGGTGGTATAGTAGGAATGTTTAGTGATATATTAGGAACCAATCAGATTATTGCTAACATCTCCGTAAATGGTGAGATTTATGATGCCGGTGGCTTAGTGGGTTACATTAATCAGAAAAGCAGAATAAATTGGGGTGCTGCCGTTTCTCACATTCCGTATGTATCTGGTTTTAGGTCTTACGGCTATGAAGATGTTCCTACAGGCGATAACACTACTATTAAAGCCCTGGCAGACAGAACAGACATTATTAGAACTTTCGAAGATCAGTTTCAGGTTTTTGGAGCTTATCCATTTAGTAAAATACACCGTTTTGAGTTGGGCGGTTCATTTTCGCATTATAGTTACAGGGTTGATAGATATAGCAATTATTACAATTCGGCTGGGAACTACATAGGTTCAGACAAAAGCAGGATTTCTAACGATGTTGCTTCTCAGGATTATGGCATTCCTTTTAATTCTTTTACACTATATCAATTAAACGCTGGCTTTGTAGGCGATAACTCAATCTTTGGTCTGACTGGCCCGCTCGATGGTTTCAGATACCGGGTAAGTGGCGAAAAATATTTGGGTACTTATAGTTTTGCAGGTGTAACGGCAGATCTCCGTAAATATTGGAGGGCTAAGCCAGTAACATTTGCTGTAAGAAGCTATAATACCTTAAGAATTGGTAAAGATGCTGACAGACTTTATCCAATGTATCTTGGTTATCCTTACCTGATTAGAGGTTATGAATCAAACTCAATTTATAAAAGTACTTCCGCACAATCATCAGAATCTTTTGATATTAACCAATTAACAGGAAGTAAAATTGCCGTATTTAATTTTGAAGTTCGCCTGCCATTTACAGGACCAAAAAAATTAGCTGCTATACCTTCTAAGTTTTTATTCTCTGACCTGAATTTATTCTTTGATGCGGGTTTAGCATGGACAAACGATACCAAGGTAAAATTTAAAAGTGAGCCAACTTATACTACTGAACCTGTTTTAGATGCAAATAAACAACCCGTTTTTGACGAAAAGGGAAAACCGGTTACCTATCAGGCTACAACAGAACGTGTACCAGCAATGAGTGTTGGTATATCGGTAAGGGTGAACGTTTTTGGCTATTTTGTTTTAGAACCTTACTATGCGATTCCTTTTCAAAGAAAGGATGTTAAAACCGGAGTATTTGGTTTAACATTTGCGCCAGGATGGTAA
- a CDS encoding transglycosylase domain-containing protein: MFKEIKNKYLRYSTIVLFFIIIFFSALQLNFLWLFGYSPSVRDIKAPTLRVGSELYTADGKLIGRYFKENRTPVNYNEIAPSVLHALVATEDVRFYKHWGIDVQAVGRAVIGLGKDGGASTITQQLAKNLYRTRYNKSQGLLIKIPLIRTLIVKLKEWQTAVKLESNYSKNDIITMYLNTVSFGNNTYGIKTASRIYFDKEAKDLSTTDAAMLVGMLKGTTLYNPTKNPAKALERRNVVLAQMNKYKYLSKDSLTQLSKEPIKLKEGKMQDGSDGDSYLRAAVAKYLEKWCTDNGYDLYEDGLKIYTTIDSRLQGYAEEAVADEMRILQRRFYSVWGNEDPWYDSEKQKVDYPDRAMKNLPIYALLQKKFPNNPDSVKAYFNKKKRMQIFTYKGDRDTLFSTLDSIRYYGKIMNTGMMTMEPASGKIKVWVGGIDHKFFKYDHVNQAKRQAGSTFKPFAYLTALEQGMSPCDKFTDKPVKIAYQDKGQTKYWEPKNADYSVSYREMSLRWAMAKSVNTITAQVTEKVGWDNVVKYAHECGIDSHLESVPSVSLGSNDVTVYEMVKAYATFMNKGIKTDPILVEKITDQDNNLIDEFKPKTKRVLTEEIAWLMTYMFRGGMEEPEGTSQALWEWPNLFKKNNQIGGKTGTSSDYVDAWYMGLTKDLVTGVWVGCDERTAHFKNGEQGEGSRTALPIFAKFMEKVYLDPKSGYTYGPFPKATVDITRTYNCPSPRIIRDTTSTDSVTVDSTDFTVPTEVPVTTEPVNNEPEVKKEEKKTEPAQNPVTPTVPLTRKEERELRRKQRQEEKERKKNEDNNQQ; encoded by the coding sequence ATGTTTAAAGAGATAAAAAACAAGTACTTACGTTATTCTACAATAGTTTTATTTTTTATAATAATTTTCTTTTCTGCGCTTCAATTAAACTTTTTGTGGCTTTTCGGCTACTCACCAAGTGTTCGGGATATTAAAGCACCTACCCTGCGTGTTGGTTCTGAACTTTATACTGCCGATGGAAAACTGATTGGCAGGTACTTTAAAGAAAACAGAACCCCTGTAAATTATAATGAAATTGCACCTAGTGTATTGCATGCGCTGGTTGCTACCGAAGACGTGCGTTTTTATAAACATTGGGGTATTGATGTACAGGCAGTTGGCCGCGCTGTTATTGGGTTAGGAAAGGATGGTGGAGCCAGTACCATTACCCAGCAATTAGCAAAAAACCTTTACCGTACACGTTACAATAAATCACAGGGATTATTAATTAAAATCCCATTAATAAGAACATTGATTGTAAAATTAAAAGAATGGCAGACTGCAGTAAAATTAGAATCTAATTACTCTAAAAACGACATCATTACGATGTACCTTAATACCGTTTCATTTGGTAATAATACTTATGGAATAAAAACAGCGAGCCGGATTTATTTTGATAAAGAGGCCAAAGATTTATCCACTACCGATGCAGCTATGCTTGTGGGAATGTTAAAGGGCACAACCTTATACAATCCAACTAAAAATCCTGCAAAGGCACTGGAAAGAAGAAATGTGGTACTCGCGCAGATGAATAAGTACAAATACCTGAGCAAAGATAGTTTAACGCAATTATCAAAAGAACCCATCAAATTAAAAGAAGGCAAGATGCAGGATGGCAGCGATGGCGACTCTTATTTAAGGGCAGCTGTGGCAAAATATTTAGAGAAATGGTGTACTGATAATGGTTACGACCTGTATGAAGATGGATTGAAAATTTACACGACCATTGATTCAAGATTGCAGGGGTATGCCGAAGAAGCGGTTGCGGATGAGATGAGGATTTTACAGCGCAGGTTTTACAGTGTATGGGGTAACGAAGATCCCTGGTACGATTCTGAAAAGCAAAAAGTTGATTATCCGGATAGAGCAATGAAAAACCTGCCTATCTATGCCCTTTTACAAAAGAAATTCCCGAATAATCCAGATTCTGTTAAAGCCTATTTCAATAAAAAGAAAAGGATGCAGATTTTTACATATAAAGGTGATCGCGATACTTTATTCTCTACTTTAGATTCAATCCGTTATTACGGAAAAATCATGAATACGGGAATGATGACCATGGAACCCGCAAGCGGTAAAATTAAAGTTTGGGTTGGCGGTATAGACCATAAGTTTTTCAAATACGATCACGTAAATCAGGCTAAACGCCAGGCAGGTTCTACTTTTAAACCATTTGCTTATTTAACGGCTTTAGAACAAGGCATGAGCCCTTGTGATAAATTTACTGATAAACCGGTTAAAATTGCTTATCAAGATAAGGGCCAGACCAAATACTGGGAGCCTAAAAATGCCGATTACAGTGTTTCTTACCGCGAAATGAGCTTACGGTGGGCCATGGCAAAATCGGTAAATACCATTACTGCCCAGGTAACTGAAAAGGTGGGCTGGGATAACGTGGTTAAATATGCACACGAATGTGGTATTGATAGCCATTTAGAATCTGTTCCATCCGTAAGTTTAGGATCAAATGATGTTACCGTTTACGAGATGGTAAAAGCTTATGCTACTTTCATGAATAAGGGTATTAAAACCGACCCCATATTGGTAGAGAAAATTACCGATCAGGATAACAATTTAATTGACGAATTTAAACCTAAAACAAAAAGGGTTTTAACTGAAGAAATTGCCTGGTTAATGACCTATATGTTCCGTGGTGGTATGGAAGAACCTGAAGGTACTTCCCAAGCCTTATGGGAATGGCCTAACCTGTTTAAGAAAAATAATCAGATTGGTGGTAAAACAGGTACTTCTTCTGATTATGTAGATGCCTGGTACATGGGCTTAACTAAAGATCTGGTAACGGGTGTTTGGGTAGGTTGTGATGAAAGAACAGCCCACTTTAAAAACGGTGAACAAGGTGAAGGATCGAGAACTGCCCTGCCAATTTTTGCAAAGTTTATGGAAAAAGTTTACCTCGATCCGAAATCAGGATATACTTACGGACCCTTCCCTAAAGCAACAGTTGATATTACCCGCACTTACAATTGCCCTAGTCCAAGAATTATCAGGGATACAACTTCAACTGACAGCGTAACGGTCGATTCTACTGATTTTACTGTTCCTACCGAAGTACCAGTTACTACTGAACCGGTAAACAATGAACCTGAAGTTAAAAAAGAAGAAAAGAAGACAGAGCCTGCTCAAAATCCCGTTACCCCTACGGTTCCGCTAACCAGAAAAGAAGAACGTGAACTGAGAAGAAAACAACGTCAGGAAGAAAAGGAAAGAAAGAAAAACGAAGATAACAATCAGCAATAG
- a CDS encoding polyphosphate kinase 2 family protein, with protein MKNEFKGLIVQGDKKFSLKNHKTDFTGGYNKEKAKDALVNSKIELNHLQEKLYASGKHSLLIIFQAMDAAGKDSALEHVMSGLNPQGCQVYSFKVPTSKEYQHDFLWRHYKALPERGRIGIHNRSHYENVLVCKVHPEYILSENIPGFSDVKKVNKNFWQQRYKSIKNFEEHLTANGTVILKFFLNVSKAEQKQRFLDRIEDPTKNWKFSSGDIKERALWDKYMDAYEDAINATSTEELPWYIIPADKKWFTRLAISEIIVDKLKSLDLEFPVLGEEETAKLSETQSILLSE; from the coding sequence ATGAAAAACGAATTTAAAGGATTAATTGTACAGGGAGATAAGAAATTTTCTTTAAAAAACCATAAAACAGATTTTACCGGGGGGTATAACAAAGAAAAAGCTAAAGATGCATTGGTGAATTCGAAAATAGAGCTAAACCACTTACAGGAGAAATTATATGCATCTGGAAAACATTCGCTTCTGATTATCTTTCAGGCGATGGATGCCGCAGGAAAGGATAGTGCTTTAGAGCACGTAATGAGTGGCTTAAATCCACAGGGATGCCAGGTTTACAGTTTTAAAGTACCTACCTCTAAAGAATATCAGCATGATTTTTTGTGGAGACATTATAAGGCCTTGCCCGAACGTGGACGGATTGGCATCCATAACCGTTCGCATTACGAGAATGTTTTGGTCTGCAAAGTACATCCTGAATATATTTTGAGTGAAAATATTCCGGGTTTTTCAGATGTAAAAAAGGTTAACAAAAATTTTTGGCAGCAACGTTATAAAAGCATTAAAAACTTTGAGGAACATTTAACCGCCAACGGAACAGTGATTCTGAAATTCTTTTTAAATGTAAGTAAAGCTGAACAGAAACAGCGCTTTCTGGATCGGATAGAGGATCCAACAAAAAACTGGAAATTTTCTTCCGGGGATATTAAAGAAAGGGCATTGTGGGATAAATATATGGATGCTTATGAAGATGCGATCAACGCAACAAGTACCGAAGAATTACCTTGGTATATTATACCAGCCGATAAAAAATGGTTTACGCGATTGGCTATTAGTGAGATCATTGTAGATAAGTTAAAAAGTTTAGATCTTGAATTTCCGGTACTGGGAGAGGAAGAAACAGCAAAGCTGAGTGAAACCCAAAGTATTTTGCTAAGTGAGTAA
- a CDS encoding cytochrome c — protein MRKYIINSIFFIFVIGIIISCQNQETIDLQNYMSNGKDIYKAKCQNCHGENGEGLGKLAPPLTDSVFLKTNKSRLACFIKNGTNESLIIHGKEYKEKMPAFPELADIDVAQVMVFVTNSFGNKQGFVPYSKVSKDLQNCK, from the coding sequence ATGCGCAAGTACATCATCAATTCAATCTTTTTCATTTTTGTTATAGGCATCATTATTTCCTGCCAAAACCAGGAAACCATCGATCTGCAAAATTACATGTCGAACGGAAAAGATATTTATAAAGCCAAGTGCCAGAATTGTCACGGCGAAAATGGCGAAGGATTAGGTAAACTTGCTCCTCCACTTACCGATTCTGTATTTTTAAAGACAAACAAATCTCGTTTAGCATGTTTTATTAAAAACGGGACAAACGAATCTTTGATTATTCACGGAAAAGAATACAAAGAAAAAATGCCTGCCTTCCCTGAACTGGCTGATATTGATGTGGCACAGGTAATGGTTTTTGTAACCAATTCTTTTGGTAATAAGCAAGGCTTTGTTCCTTATTCGAAGGTTTCAAAAGATTTGCAGAATTGTAAATAA
- a CDS encoding SCO family protein, producing MKNISYITILIGAGLLFASCKQERKLPFYGERHAETVKDAAGVEKIDTVYQTIPAWSFLNQDSVITTNKATDGKVYVADFFFTSCTTICPTMHRNLMTVYNDFKTNPDVMFVSHTIDFKYDKPHVLKKYAQKLGVDGPKWQFLYGTKDSVYTLAEKNYLVAVGEDSTAKDGYIHQGYLVLIDKDRRIRGAYDGTKEDQVEQLRKDIPVLLAEYKK from the coding sequence ATGAAAAATATCAGCTACATCACAATCCTAATAGGCGCAGGTTTATTATTCGCGTCGTGCAAACAAGAGAGAAAACTTCCTTTTTATGGAGAGCGCCATGCCGAAACCGTTAAAGATGCTGCTGGAGTAGAAAAAATCGATACCGTTTACCAAACCATTCCTGCCTGGTCTTTCCTAAACCAGGATAGTGTGATCACAACAAATAAAGCGACTGATGGCAAAGTTTATGTGGCCGATTTCTTTTTTACTTCCTGCACCACCATCTGCCCTACCATGCACCGTAATTTAATGACGGTTTATAATGACTTTAAAACCAATCCTGATGTAATGTTTGTATCACACACGATCGATTTTAAATATGACAAACCCCATGTTTTGAAAAAGTATGCTCAAAAATTAGGCGTTGATGGGCCGAAATGGCAGTTTCTTTATGGTACTAAAGATAGCGTATATACTTTGGCCGAGAAAAATTACTTAGTGGCAGTGGGCGAAGACAGTACTGCTAAAGACGGTTACATCCACCAGGGTTACCTTGTTTTGATTGATAAGGACAGGAGAATTCGCGGTGCTTACGATGGAACTAAGGAAGACCAGGTAGAACAATTGAGAAAAGATATTCCGGTTTTACTAGCTGAATATAAAAAATAA